TCGGCGGCCGGCTCCGGTCGGGTCGAGGCTCATCAAGGCCATGTAGACGCACTTGAGTGCGGCCTGCTCGTTCGGGAAGTGGCCACGAGCTCGCACGGCCCTGCGGATACGGGCGTTGACGGACTCGATCGCGTTCGTGGAGCAGATGACCTTGCGGATCTCCACGTCGAAGGCGAGGAACGGCACGAACTCCGCCCACGCGTTCTCCCACAGCTTCACGATCGCCGGATACTTACGGCCCCACGCCTCGGCGAACTCGAGGAACCGCTCGGTGGCGGCGTCCTCGGTCGCCGCGGTGTAGACCGGCCGCAGCGCTTTGGCGATCTTGTCCCAGTCCTGCCGGGCGGCGTAGCGGAACGAGTTGCGCAGCAGGTGCACCACACACGTCTGCACGATCGTGCGCGGCCACACCGTCTCCACCGTCTCCGGCAGTCCCTTGAGCCCGTCACAGACCAGCATCAGCACGTCGGCCACGCCGCGGTTCTTCAACTCGGTGAGCACGTGCAGCCAGTACTTGGCGCCCTCGCCGCCGTCACCGGCCCAGATACCGAGGATGTCGCGGTGGCCGTCGACGGTGACCGCCATCGCGAGGTAGATCGGCCGGTTCGCGACCTGACCGTCCCTGATCTTGACGTTGATGGCGTCGATGAACACGACCGGGTAGACCCGGTCCAGGGGCCGGTTCTGCCACTCGGCCATGCCGTCCATGACCTTGTCGGTGATCGTGGAGATGGTCTGCTTCGACACCTCAGCGCCGTAGACCTCAGCCAGGTGCGCGGCGATCTCGCCGTGGGTCAGGCCCTTGGCCGACAGCGACAGGACCATGTCGTCGACGCCGGTCAGACGCCGCTGCCGCTTACGCACGATCTGCGGCTCGAACGTCCCGGCGGCGTCGCGTGGGACCCGCACCTCGACCGGCCCGACGTCGGTGAGCACCGTCTTGGTCCGGCTGCCGTTACGGGTGTTCCCGCTACCCCGACCCGCCGGGTCGTGCTTGTCGTAGCCGACGTGGTCGGTGATCTCCCCATCCAACGCCGACTCGAGGACCCGCTTCGTCAGCTGCTGCAGCAGCCCACCCTCGCCGGTCAGCTTCAACCCGTCACCACGAGCCCGATCGACCAGCATCGCGATCAACTGCTCATCCGTGACCGCACCCACCGGCTCCACGGCCGGCTGTCCCACGGTGGTCTCGGTCGTCATCTGGCGTCTCTCCCTTGATCGGTCGATCAGCCGTTATTTGGGCCCTGTCTCACTTTCGGTGGTGACGGAGGGTGGCGGGTGTCGTTGTTCCTATGTGGAGGATGTCAACAGACTTGTACAGACGGTGTTCTCGGGGCTGTCCCCGCTGGTCATCGAGGACGTGACCGACGAGGGTGAGCGGATCGTGGTGCGGGCCCGGACGCCGCGTGACACTGCGGTCTGCCCGAGGTGCGGGGCCTCGTCCGGACGGGTGCACGGCTATCACTGGCGGACGGTCGCCGACGTTCCGGTCGACGGGCGCCGGGTGGTGGTCCGTGTGCGGGTGCGGCGTCTGGTGTGCCCCACGCGCGGCTGCCGCCACACCTTCCGTGAACAGGTTCCCGGGGTGCTGGAGCGATACCAGCGCCGCACAGCCCGTTTGAACAGGCAGGTCAAAGCCGTCGTCAAGGAGTTAGCCTGGGCCCTTCGTTAAGGGCGGTCCACATCGTGGATCATGAAAGGAAAGGTGCCTTCTGACCTGGGAAGATAGGACTTGCTGAGGGTCTCATCTATCCCGAGGGAAGGCACCTGTCAGGTGAAGAGTACCGGAACACGACCGAAGATCATCGTCAGTAGCGATGGACGTGGCGTGGTCGGCCACGCGGGTGCCCGTTTGCTGGCCGACATCGCGGACGTAACCGGGTTGACCGGCGGGTTCAGCGAGGCCCTGGCCAGGCTGCGGCAGCGGCAGGGCGGGCATGACCCGGGTCGGGTCGCCGTGGACCTCGCGGTGATGATCGCCGACGGTGGTGAGGCGATCAGCGATCTGGCGGTGCTGCGGGACCAAGCGGGGCTGTTCGGCGCGGTCGCCTCGGATCCTACCGCGTGGCGGGTGCTGTCTGGTGTGGATGATGCTGTTCTGGCCAGGCTGCGGATGGCCCGCGCTGCCGCGCGGGAGTTGGCGTGGGCGCAGTCGGCCGAGACCCGCGACGGGCTGCCGGTGTCGATGGCGGCTGGTGCGCCGGTGTCTGGGCTGGTGCTGGATCTGGACGCCTCGATCGTGATCTGCCACTCGGAGAAGGAGCAGGCGTCCAAGACGTGGAAGAAGACCTTCGGATATCACCCGTTGTTCTGCTTCCTGGACAACACCCGGGAGGCGTTGTCCGGGCTGCTGCGCGCCGGGCGGGCGGGGTCGAACACCACCGCCGATCACATCAGCGTTCTCGACGACGCCCTGGCGCAGATCCCCGACGTCCACCGGTACGGCACCGACATCCTCGTCCGCTCGGATTCGGCCGGCTGCACGTACGGGTTCCTGCGCCATATCCGGTCGTTGCGTGAGCACGGTATGAACACGTTCTTCTCCGTCGGGGTGGCCATCGGGGAGGCGATCCGCGACGCGATCAAGCAGGCTGCGGGGCACCCCGAGCAGTGGGTACCGGCCCTGAACGCCGACGGCCAGCCACGCGACGGCGCCCAGGTATGCGAGATCACCGGCCTACTACCGGCCGACCTGCGGGCCAACTACCCCGACGGCACCCGGTTCATCGTGCGCCGGGAACGCCCGCACCCCGGCGCACAACTGTCGCTGTTCGACACCATCGAAGGCTTCCGCCACCAGGTGATGGCCACCGACACCGGCCCCGGCAACGGATCCATCCAGCATCTGGAGGCCCGCCACCGCGCTCACGCCCGCGTCGAGGACCGCATCCGCACGGGCAAGGACACCGGGTTCGGCCGCTTCCCATCCCGGGTGTTCGCCATCAACGCCGCCTGGCTGGAACTCGCCTTGTGCGCCATCGACCTGCTTGCCTGGACCCAACACCTGCTGCTCGACGGCGACCTCGCCACCGCCGAACCCAAGACACTGCGCTACCGACTGCTGCACGTCGCCGCCCGCATCACCCGCTCGGCCCGCCGCACGAAGCTGCGCATCGCCGAAGGCTGGCCCTGGGCCGACCAGCTCGTCACCGCGTTCGACCGGCTGGCCGTGCTGCCCCAGCCCGTCACCTGAACCCCAACCCCACGCCCCGACGAGTACCCCCATGGAGGAACCCGGCCACCGCGTCGGGTCCTCGCCGTGCCCATACCCCGATCGATCACCAAATGAAGATCAACAAATGCAAACAGGGCCTTGATCAACAGTTAGCGAAAGACTGAGGTTAGCGGGCCGGGCAGGGTCGCGTCTGCTGGCGATACTCGCCATGGGCCTGTCCCGTCACACGGCCCTACGCGCCCTGCTGTGCATCCCGCTGCCCAATGAGCGGACGCCTCGGGTGATCGGCGTTGACGATTTCGCTCTACGCCGGCGGCACCGCTACGCCACCGTGGTGATCGACGCCGAGACCCATGAGCGGATCGACGTGCTACCCGACCGCACCGCCGACACCCTCGAAGCGTGGTTACGCGCACATCCCGGCGTCGAGGTCGTATGCCGCGACGGCTCGGCGACCTACGCCGAGGCCATTCGCCGCGCCCTGCCCGACGCGGTGCAGGTCGCAGACCGGTGGCACCTGTGGCACAACCTCTGTGAAGCCGCCCTCAGCGAGGTGAAGGCGCACAGTACCTGCTGGGCCCCCGTCCTGGACGCACCCATCTACGACGGCCCCCGCGCGCAGACGACCCAGCAACGCTGGCACCAGGTCCATGACCTGCTCGACCAAGGCGTGGGCCTGCTGGAGTGCGCCCGCCGTCTGCAGTTGACCCTGAACACCGTCAAGCGCTACGCGCGAGCCGACCGGCCCGAGCGGATGCTCCGCGTCCCCAAATACCGTGCCAGCCTCGTCGACCCCTACCGCGAACACCTACGCAAACGTCGAGCCGAGGACCCCAGCGTCGGCGTCAAGCACCTCTTCGACGAGATCAAGACCCTCGGCTTCACCGGCTGCCTCAACCTCCTGCACAAGTACATCAACCAAGGCCGCGCGGACGCCGACCACAGCCACATCTCCCCACGCCGCCTCGCCCGGATGATCCTCACCAGACCCGACAACCTCAAACCCGAGCGCCGAGATCTACTGGCACGGCTCACCGCAGCCTGCCCAGAGATGACCCAACTCGCCGCCGCTGTCGGACGCTTCGCCGAGCTCCTGACGCCTCAACCCGCAAACACCGACCGGCTCTCGCACTGGATCCTGCAGGTTCGCACGGTCGATCTACCTCATCTGCACGCCTTCACCCGAGGCCTGGAACGCGACCGCGACGCCGTGAACGCCGCGCTCACGCTCCCCTACAGCAACGGCCCCACCGAAGGCGTCAACACCAAGACCAAACGAATCGCACGTCAAATGCACGGACGAGCAGGCTTCACCCTGCTCCGCCACCGCATCCTCCTCGGATAACAGCACCCACCGTCACCACCGAAAGTGAGACAGGGCCGTTATTTGTACAGTCCCCGGATATCCGCGGGTGTACATACTCGTGGCGTGACAATCGGTTACCAACCGTGATGATGACCAGTTTGGCGGCCCGTAGAAGTGCTGTTACAGTGGACAAAGTCCATGCTGCCGACATTCGCGGCGGTCAGCTACGACGCCGCAGGGAGAGTCGGGGTTCAGACGCTCACGAACGCACTTTCGGTCCAGCCCCGCCGATTGGGCGACACGAGGCCGACAAGGACGGCGTATGCTGCATCATTCGGCTAGGCCCACCCCGCCTCGGCGGCCCACGATGGTGGACGTCGCCCGACGCGCCGGCGTAAGCCTCAAGACCGTCTCCCGAGTGGTCAACAACGAACCAGCGGTGGGCCCGGAACTGGTCGGTCGGGTGCTCAACGCCATCTCCGAGTTGGGTTTCCGTCGCAACGACATCGCCCGCAACCTCCGGTCTCGACGAGTCAGTGCGACGATCGGCCTGCTCATCGAGGAGATCGCCAACCCCTTTTACGCGATGATCGCCGGTGTCGCGGCGGAGATCGCGGCGACCCACCAGACGCTGCTGATCACGGCATCCTCGGAGGAGGATCCGGATCGGGAACACGCACTGTTGTTGGAGATGGCGCAGCGCCGGGTGGACGGCTTGCTCGTGGTTCCCGCCGGCATGGACCATTCCTTCCTCCGACGGGAGGTGGAAATGGGCATGCCAGTGGTCTTTCTGGACCGGCCGCCCGAACAGTTGCTCGCCGACGTGGTCCTTCTGGACAACCAGGGCGGAAGCCGCGCCGGAATCCGCTCACTGCTTGCGGCCGGGCACCGACGGATCGGCATACTGCTGGGTTCGTTGAGCGTGTACACGATGCGTGAGCGATTGGCCGGTGCGCAGGCCGAGTTGGCCGGCGCCGGTGTTCCCTACGACGAAAAGCTGGTGCGGGACGGAATAGAGGGTCCCGAACATGCCAGCCGGGCGGTGGCGGATATGTTCGAGCTGACCGACCAGCCCACCGCGTTCTTCTGCACCAACAATCGCATCACGCTTGGTGCGCTCCAGGAGCTCCATCGCCGGGGAAGCGATGCGGCGTTGGTCGGGTTCGACGATTTCGAACTGTCCCACCTCATGCCCCGACCGCTGACCGTCATCGCCTACGACCAACGCGAACTGGCGCGGGTCGCGACGGAGCGGTTGTTCCAACGCATCGACGGAGACCGATCATGGCCCTCGACCACGGTCCTGCCGACACATCTGGTCCAGCGCGGCCTGTGTTGACGAGCAGTCGTGAATCGATCCGGAAGCGCGACCGGCTTGGTCTGTCGGCAACAGCGGCGGGAACCCCGGGGCACCGCCCTGACCGGTGGGCTCTCGGTTCGCGGGAACTCACTGATCCGGGCCGGGTGCCCCCGTGGCCAGCCGGTCCGGATCAGTGAGTGGTCGGTTCGTCGCTCATCGCTGCGGCGGCGTGGGCGAGCGTTGGCGGATCGGCGCCCCGCCGGGCGCAGGTGAGCGCGGCAACGGTGCTGGCCAGGTCGAGGACCTGTCGCCACTGCTCCGGGGCGACGGCCGTGAGGCGGGCGCCGGGTCGGTCCCCCAGCGCTCCGACGTCGGCGAGGGCTGCGAGTAGGCCCCCGGTGAACGCGTCGCCGGCCCCGACGGTGTCGACCACGTCGACCCGCCTGGCTGGCTGCCGGTACAACCGGCCGTCCGGCGCGAGCAGGCAACTACCCACGGCGCCCAGCGTCACCACCGAACAGGCCGCTCCCGCCGCACGCCAGTCGGCCATGACCTCCTCAACAGCGCGGCCCGGGTAGAGCCAGCCGAGGTCCTCCTCGCTCGCCTTGACGATATGAGCGGACCGTACCTGCCGCTCGACCCGCTGCCGCTCACCGTCGCGATCGGCGACGATGGACGGGCGCAGATTGAGATCGATCGACAGGGTGAGCGCACCGCGTCGTCTTTCCCGGGCGAAGAGGTCTTCCAGGACCGTCGCGCCGGGTGGGAGGGCGAGTGCCAGTGAGCCAGAGTGCAGGGCGGTGACCGGTGCGGCGGCCAGGTTCGGTAGTTCCGACGCGGTCCACTGCCAGTCGGCGGTGCCGTTCAGGTAGCACTGGTAGCTGGCCTGACCGGAGTCGTCGAGCGTGGCGACCGCCAGCGAGGTCGGCTCGTCAGCGGACACCGCCCAGGCCAGGTCGACCCCGTTGTCCCGCAGGTGGGCCCCGATCCGCTGGCCGAAACCGTCGCCGCTGAGCCGGGCGAGCAGACGGACCGGCTGCTCCAGCCGGGCCAGGGCCAGTGCGACGTTGGCCGGCGAGCCGCCTGGTACGGCGCGATAGCCACCCACCCTGTCCTCGGCGACCAGGTCGACAAGTGCCTCACCGATGACCGCGATCACCGGTTCACCTCCTCGGGATTCGCTGGCACGGGGTCATAGAGACCCGCGAGGCTCGGCGCGATCGGTGACTGGGACAGGAGCACGGCCTGGTATGCGTGGTAGAAGTCGGGCCGGCCGTGCCAGACCATGCTCGACGGCCGGTTGGCCTCGTCCAGTTCGTGACGCCAGTGTCCGGTGGCCTTGTCGATCAGGTGGCGGACCGCGTAGTCCCAGAAGACGTGGTACCAGTGCTCGTAGAACTCGTCGCCGGTGCGACGCCACAGCGTGGCCGCGGCCCCGATCGCCTCGGCCAGGACCCAGTGCATCCGGGACCGGACGACCGGCCGGTCCGCCCAGTCAAGGGTGTAGACGAACCCGTCCGCCCCGTCGGCCGCCCAGCCTCGGGCGACCGCGGCGGCGAACAGCGCACGGGCGTCGTCGAGCAGCCAGTGGGGCGGTGCCGTGAGAGCGGTCTCGAGGTGAAGCAGCAGTCGAGACCACTCCAACCAGTGGCCGACCGTGGACCCGTATGGCCGGAAGGGGTCCGCAGGGCGGTCCAGGTTGTAGTCCAACCGGG
The sequence above is a segment of the Micromonospora sp. WMMA1363 genome. Coding sequences within it:
- a CDS encoding IS256 family transposase encodes the protein MLVDRARGDGLKLTGEGGLLQQLTKRVLESALDGEITDHVGYDKHDPAGRGSGNTRNGSRTKTVLTDVGPVEVRVPRDAAGTFEPQIVRKRQRRLTGVDDMVLSLSAKGLTHGEIAAHLAEVYGAEVSKQTISTITDKVMDGMAEWQNRPLDRVYPVVFIDAINVKIRDGQVANRPIYLAMAVTVDGHRDILGIWAGDGGEGAKYWLHVLTELKNRGVADVLMLVCDGLKGLPETVETVWPRTIVQTCVVHLLRNSFRYAARQDWDKIAKALRPVYTAATEDAATERFLEFAEAWGRKYPAIVKLWENAWAEFVPFLAFDVEIRKVICSTNAIESVNARIRRAVRARGHFPNEQAALKCVYMALMSLDPTGAGRRRWTMRWKAPLNAFQIAFEGRLTPANN
- a CDS encoding IS1380 family transposase, whose product is MPREGTCQVKSTGTRPKIIVSSDGRGVVGHAGARLLADIADVTGLTGGFSEALARLRQRQGGHDPGRVAVDLAVMIADGGEAISDLAVLRDQAGLFGAVASDPTAWRVLSGVDDAVLARLRMARAAARELAWAQSAETRDGLPVSMAAGAPVSGLVLDLDASIVICHSEKEQASKTWKKTFGYHPLFCFLDNTREALSGLLRAGRAGSNTTADHISVLDDALAQIPDVHRYGTDILVRSDSAGCTYGFLRHIRSLREHGMNTFFSVGVAIGEAIRDAIKQAAGHPEQWVPALNADGQPRDGAQVCEITGLLPADLRANYPDGTRFIVRRERPHPGAQLSLFDTIEGFRHQVMATDTGPGNGSIQHLEARHRAHARVEDRIRTGKDTGFGRFPSRVFAINAAWLELALCAIDLLAWTQHLLLDGDLATAEPKTLRYRLLHVAARITRSARRTKLRIAEGWPWADQLVTAFDRLAVLPQPVT
- a CDS encoding LacI family DNA-binding transcriptional regulator, with the translated sequence MLHHSARPTPPRRPTMVDVARRAGVSLKTVSRVVNNEPAVGPELVGRVLNAISELGFRRNDIARNLRSRRVSATIGLLIEEIANPFYAMIAGVAAEIAATHQTLLITASSEEDPDREHALLLEMAQRRVDGLLVVPAGMDHSFLRREVEMGMPVVFLDRPPEQLLADVVLLDNQGGSRAGIRSLLAAGHRRIGILLGSLSVYTMRERLAGAQAELAGAGVPYDEKLVRDGIEGPEHASRAVADMFELTDQPTAFFCTNNRITLGALQELHRRGSDAALVGFDDFELSHLMPRPLTVIAYDQRELARVATERLFQRIDGDRSWPSTTVLPTHLVQRGLC
- a CDS encoding carbohydrate kinase, producing the protein MIAVIGEALVDLVAEDRVGGYRAVPGGSPANVALALARLEQPVRLLARLSGDGFGQRIGAHLRDNGVDLAWAVSADEPTSLAVATLDDSGQASYQCYLNGTADWQWTASELPNLAAAPVTALHSGSLALALPPGATVLEDLFARERRRGALTLSIDLNLRPSIVADRDGERQRVERQVRSAHIVKASEEDLGWLYPGRAVEEVMADWRAAGAACSVVTLGAVGSCLLAPDGRLYRQPARRVDVVDTVGAGDAFTGGLLAALADVGALGDRPGARLTAVAPEQWRQVLDLASTVAALTCARRGADPPTLAHAAAAMSDEPTTH